The region TGTTTATGCATACCCCAAAAAACTGATTTACCAAACCCAAAAACCGATTATCATATGGTAATTCAAAGTCTGAATTTCATTAAAACTTACATATTTTAAACATATAATactcaataaataaataacaatgaaTAAACATATTATAACGATTATTCATTagtaaaatattatatattttctTGATGATGAAGATGGCTTTAGTTTTTTAAGATTATCAAGATTAAGTATGGAGAATTGGAAATAACCATAAAGATATAATAAAGAAGGTAAAGATAATCTCCCATCCCTTCTATAATTAGAAAGTAAAACACACGGGGCACTTGTCGGCTCCATTAACCCGCACCAAGATTCTTTATTAGGCACAAAAAAGTTCACTGAATCACGGACCCTTCAACTGACCACTCCTAATCAGGCACAACCCCTCCCTCACTCCCAAACGTTTTCTGTTTCATAATTCATACTGTTCATTCAACAACCAATTCAGGTAATTTTTACATTTCCTTCCTCTTTCGTTTATTCTTCCACTGTTTCTGGACATGATTTTAACAATTTCCTTTTCTGATTACTCCAAGTTCAATGAACTTGGTTGTTTTCTTTCGTTTTCTCACGTTATCTTATCGAATTCCCAGTTTTTCAAGTCATTTCACCTTCGGAATCGGGTGAAATCATGTCTTTTTTTATTTGGGTAGATTTGACGTTGCAATTGtaattcaaaattagggtttttgtaaACATACCGATCGTTAAAAGCTTTTTAGAATATAGTGGAAGTAAATTGCAATTTTGCTATTATGATTTGTTGTTGGTGAGAAAGTCAATTTGATTTACAGGATGTTTAATTTGActtattttttttgaaacagTAAGCTTTAATTAGCTTTCATACCGATTCCGATTCCAGAGTTTCTACGAGAGAATTATGAACTTCAAAAACTTGGGAAACCAGACGGCGGAGGTGGGGAACGGAAGACCACCAGGAGGGTTCCATTTAGCAAGACAAGGCTCGATATATTCGTTAACTTTCGATGAGCTACAAAACACCATGGGAGGTAGCATAGGAAAGGATTTCGGGTCTCTGAACATGGATGAATTACTAAAAAGCATTTGGAACGCCGAAGAAGTTCAAACAACCGGAACAAACATCGGCGTACAAGAACCCACCGGTGATGGCGGAGCAAATATACAGCGCCAAGGATCATTAACTCTACCACGAACGTTAAGCCAAAAAACAGTTGATGAAGTCTGGAAAGACATCTCCAAAGAATTCAGCGGATTTGGCCAACCAAATTTACCTCAACGGCAACAGACTTTGGGGGAGATGACTCTCGAGGAGTTTTTAGTCAAAGCCGGAGTCGTAAGAGAAGAACCTCCTCAATTACCTTCTAAACAAAACGACAATGGTTTGTTTCCTAATTTAACAAATCCCCAAAACAATTCCGGTTTTGGTGCTATCGGATTCCAACAAGCTCCAGCTCGGAATAATAACCAGATTGCATTCCAGCCTGCTAATTTACCATTGAATGTCAATGGAGTCAGATCAAACCCGCAACAACAACTTTTCCCGAAGCAACCCAAGCTTTCTTATGGAGCTCCCATGGCAGCGATTCCACCCAGCAAGCAGATGGGTAGGAATGGAATCGTGGGTCTTTCCGATCCGGCGATGAACGGTAATCTTGTTTCAAATGGTATGATGGGGGCAATGGTTGCTGTTGGATCTCCGGCAGTTTCATCAGATGGAATTGGGAAGACAAATGGAGATACATCATCGGTGTCACCTGTTCCTTATGAATTTAGTGGAGCTATGAGGGGGAGGAAAAGTGGTGCAGTGGAGAAGGTCGTAGAAAGGAGACAGAGACGAATGATCAAGAACAGAGAGTCGGCTGCTAGATCACGTGCTCGTAAACAAGTTAgtgtctctcttttttttttttttaaatatatttttgggAATTTTAGTaaagtttctttctttctttcttttcggGTATTTAAATTTCTAGGCATACACCATGGAACTGGAAGCAGAGGTTTCAAAACTGAAAGAGCAGAATCAAGAATTGAAACGGAAGGTAAATGTTGCATCTTGATAATTTTATTTGAAAGATaaagttacaaaaaaaaaacagaaattaTCAAAAGAATCTTAAATCTTAAAAAATCAGGCTTTTTGTGGAATGGAGGTATCATATATATCGAGATCTTTGAGTTGACATACGTTACATTTTTTGCAGGCTGAGATGATGGAAATGCAACAAAATCAGGTATTTCAAATCATTTTTATGAGTGTTGTATGTataatataactaatgtttaaaaaaatatttgtaaaaATGATAAGACATATATGGTAAAATGGAAGGGGGAAAAAACAAATTAAAGAAAATTTGTGAATAGTTAAAGATTTTATTTCCATGACTTGTTGTGTTAAGTTTTTCTTTTTGTATGATAATAGCAGGTTATGGAGATGATGAACACGCAGCCTGAAGCAAAACGACGCTATATAAGAAGGACACAGTCGGGTCCATGGTAAAGGTGTGAAAAGTCTGATTTAACCCTTGTTGACCAAGGTTTGTTGGCGTTCAACAAGGGCAAAGAGGAAGTCTTTTTTATTTGTACATATTTGGTAGAAACGGGGTTTAGCGTTTAGATTTAAGAGAGTGAGTCATATATTTGTGTAAGAATTAATCGATATCGAGCTTTTTTAAAATCCATTGTCACATGAATCAGGATTAAAAGAAATACAAGGTTAGGTTTACATACTTTTATAGGCAAAAATCTGTTTGTCATGCGTGTTGTGTTTTCTCTATGGTATTTGGTATTTGATTGCAAACTCACCATTATTGTGACGATATCAAAAGATTGTAcacaattttatatttaaatgccAAAGAGATTTTGTGTTGATTATTGAAAAGACAAATGGGAAAGAAAATATTTAAGTTTGACAAAATATGCCAAATTTATAAAAGAACCAACTTAATCATTTTTTTGGAACAAAGGCCGGTCGGTGTTACATGTTTGTATGTAGTATAAGAGTTGCCAGCATAACCTGTAATACAACATATAAAATCGTATTCACCCGTTTTGACCGtcattgactttcgttgaccaacAACTTTAGCTGAAGAGAAAATGGTCATTCCAGTCATTttgtatataaattttttttggtGGTTTGGAAATGTGATTTTGGATTCCTTAAGCCACTTAGGGTTTAATAGATGAAAATATGGTATCATATGATTGTAactgaaagtccattgcatctgGTCTTTCAATAGAATATTAGATAATTTTCTCTTTTTATCTTGTAAATTTATGGTATCAATGTTGAAGTTTAATAGCAAGGTTGTCAAGATTGGGATCCTACATAGgatcgtttttgggtttgtaaGATCGGAATCGTAAGATCGGGATCGGGATTCTAAGATCTCACAAAAATAAagcataattttaatttataatttttaaacatgaaaaatatttcaaacatttaatttttcgttcaaaagtttaaaaaaaaattcaaaatattagtcataagttACAACACAAAATTATAATTGGTAAATTGGTAAAAGGTAAAAGACATAAATTGGTAAAAATAATTTTCAtttgcaaaataataataataataataataataataataataataataaatcaaaggaaggtaggatcggatcggatctcgaTCCTACGATCTTACGATCCTACCCCAAATACGATCCTTTTTATGATCCATATCGTTTTTCATAACTAGGATTGTCAGATCATACGATCCTACGATCATGATTGCGATTTTGACAACAATGTTTAATAAAtgtaaaacaataaaaaaagtTTGCATTAAAAATAGTATCTTTAAAAGTATATATAATGGGACACTTGAAAAACAAGAATCATATTTAGGTGATTAATATGTGTTTAAAACACCAATAAATTCGTTGTAAAGTGATAAGCATGAAAATTAGTTATTATTTGATAAGTTTGGAGAATTGTCAAGTATTAAATAAGCATAATTGACATTTAGGTGTATTAGGTTCGAAAATTGTCATGTTTTGAAATCATGCATGTCTTAGAATAAAAAGTTGTCGCTGAATTATGAAATAGGTTGTTGAcaattaaaatgtgaattttagtTATTGATGGAGTATGGAAAcgaaacatgtttacccttgagATAAAAACATGTAATTAGTAATAATCTGATGAGTGGATGACAAATACAATGTTGCAAAAACGGCTTCAACAAACTTTAGTCCTTTTCTATTCTTTATTGATTTGACTACACGAATATTGATATGTTTTTTCATCCAATACAAACATATAATTAAGATATTGATAAATGGATAATGATTTATAAGGgtaatatattatttgatttgTACATAATTAGTTACTGactttttttttcgtccacatttaccccttcaatttgttaaactatacacatttagtctttaTGATCGCTACTCCAGGTTAGCtagtaaaaatgacttaatagggcaATATATTTCTCACATTGTACAcatttaatccttaatatttttgtacacatttagtctttaatattttttgAAAGACCCCAattttcgtatttatgaaagacccaaacttttatattatttcaacattattcttaagttacttcctcaaaacatgctacatgcatatttataaaacaatattttagattgataaagtgattacaaaagattggatacaaaccgactaagttttattacatttcatatctacccaggaatctattattcatatacatacttgaACATTAGAATACAGAGAAAtggtattaactattctaaatctttcagcagtgTAAAACTAaattggatactcatcacctgcaaatgttaaacattgagagggataagcgataacgcttagtgaattcaataaatagatacaatataatcttatgccttatatataccaatatgacagaagcaaaagggaacaagaacaacaatagcatatgcgtatcatatgtcacgctttcaatatcaactcaagatttgattcaaagatttacgatcaatgagacacAACAATTTCAccacttgatatacatcaataaagcttttggcccaaacggcacaaaagatatacaacttcggattaacattttggtagatttcaggcttaaagccctgtctaaccatttgccaataccatagaatagagttcattctcttacggagtcatgctctacatggtcaaaggctacataccagtcctatctaaccttctgccaatgccatagaatagaagtcattctcttacgagacatgttctacatggccagaggctacataccagtaccatcgtgaatctaagtcctttcactgatcacaaggtCAAAGGTATATCTTTGCTATTGAAAATAGCAATTaaaaataacccgggaaaataacccggaataataacgctGAAAAGCACGtagtacatataacacataacatacaattgttcctatatattaaactcaccttaaaataatcgagggttaaaatagtaatttgagcagcatatcggctccaaatatggctttatttgttgaaaaccgggagaattagctaaaaactggactctaaaaaggtagagcttcaaaaccgaaaagataaatttttcgggcttcccggcacttcggggcgtgtttcgggtgttAAAAGTGacaccggggctttgggggatgtcaAATTAGtcaaaatatggaaaaaggggGTGAAATTGCCAAATTTCTAAAACTAGCCGAGTGGgctcgcaccccttatatagggctgagcttcggatccgaagcgaagGGAAGGAGACGGTGGCTGCGAGGTTCGGACCAGATGGCAGCTTCGCAGGGCTCCAACGAGGctcggatgcgaggagtcatcagcttcaggcgcgtcatcggctgggtcttcggctcggacagcaggtggctcgcacgtgggtctcgcatgcgagggtgatcAAGGGGGTGTCTCATGCGAAGGTGCTTCGGGCTTAGTGGTCCTCggcttggtccaatcagaaggcaacacgcaaggctgcggtccaatcagaagcgaACATCTGTCCGACACGTGGAAGCCTCGCatacgagggtgacgtggcatttcACTATTCATAcgaattttctcgaaaaatgtgcaaaaacttctaaaatccataactttcgtatacgagctccgtttttgacgttctttatatgcacgcgaagctagaattatgctctacaactttcgtttagacttcgtcggttaattttgattttaattttaatattattatttttaacagaccgggagaggaaaatccgttaaaaattcataacatcttcatccgacgtccgttttcgtcagactttttaccgttgtactactaatgacgagaccttcaattctcgtttaggttgtgtcggctaaaaatcactcgatctaaaattcgagtttttagccgtctactgctaagctgaaacttcgaaaaatcataacttcctcatacgaagtcacatTCAAACGGTCTgcatatgaaagttgattattttcacgagttctacagCTTTCATTTACATTAcgaaggctaaaaattagtttatcgaaaactaaatttttacgcgacaaggtattttccggatttatcatggatcttcgtttggtcataacttcttcgttataactcggatttcgatgaggttttcgcctaaatgtttctaacgagattatctacaactttcaataataaaattttacttatttcaaattttatattttcgctaaattttcatgagttggctattaattggaatctcataagacttccaacattttatgagtgattctaaacatagttttacttcatttctagtaaaaactagttgttagaactcaacactcaattttattcacttttaataataacaatacacaatttcagaacgtgtatgttacattttttttgttgcaaaataagacatttttgtttttgtattgaTTCAGTACCTATGAATTATTTCTTTAGATTTTTCTCGCGACATCTTACGTGGGATAGCCATATGGTGGTGAGataggttgaggtggtcctgccatatgctgtaggccaagatacctagtgCGGGTCGGCTGTAAgccgtaggcacggaggctcgaGAAGAGCGGTTGGGTTAAGACGACATGCtaacaaaccctgggtattccggtccgatgactgattggacttGTTGCATGTTGACATTCTAGTCCAATGACTGATTAGGCCAAGGTATTCCAATCTGATGAGTGTGGGTCCGTTATGTATGATAATGCATTTGTTGTATCGGGTATTTtgagggaaactcactaaactttatgtttacccagttgtttatATTTTCAGGTGCTATCGTTGATCGTTGGAAAGCGAATGCATGACTGTACACATTCATCAATAGTATTGAGGATTCCGTGTTTCTTATATTTCTCTAATTTtcgataaatgtattttggaataaacgtTTTTTCTTAATAATAAATTTATAATCAGTGacttttgccttatttaaaaatgaatttttttttattgtgaaAATAAAACgttacacataaacatcaacaaccATACACTTCATTAATGATTGTCTCAtattcataagtattgaatgagtacaaaaacaaaaaaatgacttattttgaaacaaaaaataatttagGACTAAAtctgtacaaaaatattaaggactaaatgtatacaaaatgagaaatatattaccctattaagtcattttttccgactaacctggagtaaccgatcataaggactgaatgtgtacggTTTAACAAGTTGAATGAGAAAATGTGGAtgaaaaaaaaactcagtgaccaaatgtgtacaaatcgaaaaatatattaccattttaagtcattatccctattgacaaaacatattattaaaaataattattttgtggttattaactttgaaataataattttttttatattaagttATTATAAGACATTGTAATTATTTTAAACatacaataaaataaatacatatttaatCACACCATCTCGATAACTTTCTTCCTTTGATTAAACATGAAAATAAAACTTAAtttaattttggatttttttttaattattatgatGTTTAATCCATTTACATAGACATATTTGTTTATCATTAATCAACTAATTTATAACCATTCTTAGAATAAAATTGAAAAGTCATACGgtgaaagaatatatatatatatatatatatatatatatatatatatatatatatatatatatatata is a window of Lactuca sativa cultivar Salinas chromosome 1, Lsat_Salinas_v11, whole genome shotgun sequence DNA encoding:
- the LOC111876184 gene encoding ABSCISIC ACID-INSENSITIVE 5-like protein 5 isoform X2; this encodes MNFKNLGNQTAEVGNGRPPGGFHLARQGSIYSLTFDELQNTMGGSIGKDFGSLNMDELLKSIWNAEEVQTTGTNIGVQEPTGDGGANIQRQGSLTLPRTLSQKTVDEVWKDISKEFSGFGQPNLPQRQQTLGEMTLEEFLVKAGVVREEPPQLPSKQNDNGLFPNLTNPQNNSGFGAIGFQQAPARNNNQIAFQPANLPLNVNGVRSNPQQQLFPKQPKLSYGAPMAAIPPSKQMGRNGIVGLSDPAMNGNLVSNGMMGAMVAVGSPAVSSDGIGKTNGDTSSVSPVPYEFSGAMRGRKSGAVEKVVERRQRRMIKNRESAARSRARKQAYTMELEAEVSKLKEQNQELKRKAEMMEMQQNQVMEMMNTQPEAKRRYIRRTQSGPW
- the LOC111876184 gene encoding ABSCISIC ACID-INSENSITIVE 5-like protein 5 isoform X1, which translates into the protein MNFKNLGNQTAEVGNGRPPGGFHLARQGSIYSLTFDELQNTMGGSIGKDFGSLNMDELLKSIWNAEEVQTTGTNIGVQEPTGDGGANIQRQGSLTLPRTLSQKTVDEVWKDISKEFSGFGQPNLPQRQQTLGEMTLEEFLVKAGVVREEPPQLPSKQNDNGLFPNLTNPQNNSGFGAIGFQQAPARNNNQIAFQPANLPLNVNGVRSNPQQQLFPKQPKLSYGAPMAAIPPSKQMGRNGIVGLSDPAMNGNLVSNGMMGAMVAVGSPAVSSDGIGKTNGDTSSVSPVPYEFSGAMRGRKSGAVEKVVERRQRRMIKNRESAARSRARKQAYTMELEAEVSKLKEQNQELKRKAEMMEMQQNQQVMEMMNTQPEAKRRYIRRTQSGPW